A region of the Styela clava chromosome 1, kaStyClav1.hap1.2, whole genome shotgun sequence genome:
ATTCATTACGTTCTAACAATTTGTTTAACAAACTTGTTTTGGCCGATTCTAAAAAAAATCGCCGCAGGAGCATTTTGCtgcaaaacaagtatttgtgataaaaacagttggGTTTTtgaaaaacctttaaaaaaaaaaagattcgtATTTAAGGGCATACTCTAACCCTATAAATCTAACTGTTTTTGTcataaatacttgttttaccgcaaaatgctcttgcggcgatatTTCATGTGGCGAATTTCCTACGCGGCGAAAATTCCCACGGCGGAATTTCCTGCGGCTAATTTTATAGACACGGTTTTGGCCATTTattaacttttataatttttatatcagaaCGGAAAATTTATCATGAATGACGCCTTCATGGCTTTTGGTGACGGACAACGCAAATGCGTCGGAATACCTTTAATCGAGAGGCAACTCTTCATGTATTTGGTCAAACTGATCCAGAAATTTCATGTCAAGCCGGAAACCGACGACACAAAAATCGATTACGAACCACTTGGGGGACTAATCCACACTGCAAAGCCACAGAAACTTCGACTGCAACTCAGAGAGGATTATGATTAGATTTTAGTCACGTTGACGACTTTGTTTACGAAATATAACGCTAAATTTAATTGTGAGGTCCCCCCCCCTCGAAGTGCTCCCCAGGGGGCTTCAGTGGGAGAAATCTAGTGGCTCCTCGAGCTTTTCGTTTACTcatcaaaatactgacttctaGGCTGATTTTGTAACTATCCAGAGGAGCAATAAcggcaatattaaaatttgacaacgacagcgtcgaaatgtggcaacaagccGGCAATTCAAATAAGACATTATCTATTCTAGACTATAAGTTCCAATAGATAATGCCATATTTCAGTTCCAGCCTTCTTGTCACATTTTGAAATACTTTGTTAATATGTTTATCAAATGTCAAATTCACAGGGTGAATGtaatttcattatatatatcattattcgctgtatatTGAACTGTATCTTGCtttatctgaagaagttagactatgatctaacgaaagctcataaataaacttactatttcgtggaaagagattatgttattcttattaatgaatataatttattagtAACATTTAGATTTATTTCTTGCTTGCATTAACCCTATTCAAGATGGTTCAgtattttagttctgtttaatttttttttttctatacttTCTATACTAAAAATTGATAAACTAGCGATGGGAAATTTAAGTGATGCTTGTGAGAAATACATTCGAGGTATTAAACGAAGTAATCTAATTTACTCAGGAACACTAAGTAACAAGTAAGTACTGagtaacaatgtgttttttttcatatattcatCGTGGGCTTCCGTAAATAATAGCCAATTTCTCCacgggctccataacaccaaacgTTTGTATTGTCTGGTGTATATGGCACATCGATGTAATTTAAGATACATTGTCAGACATTTGTATTCCCCAAAATGATACGAACTTTATAAACATAGGCacaatttttggcgctccagaagtgtgtatactaatatggaggtaactaattttgttcgcctacttcacatcaagtcgtgtaaagggactgaaacctatgggcatattcacttggctaacaaatacaatccccgaactcgtaatagaaccaaaataaagaaaatcagaataaaattatggtctaaccctaacccgggaatacctcatactttatatataatattttttatcgaCGTGTACATCGTTGTCAAACAGTTTTATTGGAAGAGTTACCGTCATAATCTATCTAGTACTAATATCAAAGATATTATcaagatgtttttatttttaattaaggAAAAGGTATTTTTCATCAGCTATAACATATTGAACTTATTgttcgaaatatatatatattcaaaaaatggaTGGCATATTTGGAATCTGAGCGTGATTGTCTGTGTAGCACATTCAAGTATCGGGTCGAggacaaaaatgaataaaaatcgaATTAAATACTGGAAAAAAAGCTCAAGTACGTCGAGACAACCTAATATATCCAGAGTCGATcttttatacctcatttgaaACTTGAAAATTGTCCCAACTTTCTATATTGTGTACTTGTATTGTAAACATTTTAATACTGACGAAAAGTGCAAAATACATTACCGTGTGCAATTATCCATACAGAAACAAAAGAGCGATGTCTAGATATAGGAAGACGAAGTAGGCTAGGTAAGCATCTCGGAtttcgtgtagtttcgtacctaacgtacttctggTGCGAGCATCTTAACGGTACCCCACCACGATAGACCACCAAAATCAACTTACGCGAATAAGAACCGCCACAATGagcgcaattttcaattttgatgacgcacacaaaaaacgaattccatagaagccgcataaatttttgaaataaatatagatAGAAAATACTAGTgatagaaaatttcaaagcagttgGCCCTGTAGTTAATGAtagaagcgatttttttcataacaataaaaagaggaagaatactaacaacatgATCAACGACCACATAGAAACAAAACGAATCATGTGTACACTCTGTGTCCAACAAGTCGGTGTTGGGCAATTGCTCATGCTTGCTGGTCACATTTCCACACTCAGCAGCACCAACTTGGGTAAAGAAGCGTTGATATATTGAAACAGacggttctaggaaaattcacCGCAGGAAATGTTCTTGCGATTTTTCTATGcgcgaaatttcctgcggcgagaTTTCCTACGGCGAATTTTCCGTACACAATAACAATCTTGTTTGCCAAACTTCAGCAATACTACGGATATGTATCGTTCCTTTTGGCTCGCACTACAAATTATACGAGGCTTATATCAACATAGTCGGTCTCCTCATTAATGTACTATCAATTATGACACAAAACCAAATCTTGATCGTCTTGccgaaacaatatatttttgcttAGGACCACGCTCGCGAATCGGAGCTTTCACAGCAGCTTTAGTCGGAAAATGGAATGTTATTACCAACTTACTTTCTTctaattcaaattattcaagCTGAATCCGATTTACAactataataatagaatttcCCCAGTTATTACGAATTCAACCGAAGTTAATATGAATGTGCAGTATTACGTAAAATACCCCAAATAAGCGCGAATTCTTGGACTACTGTGGGGATTAGGGCCCATTCAATTACTGCTTGAGGGTTAATTtagttattttgaaatatttcaccgAATCCACAAAATAGCATTAGAAAGTCGTTTCAAGTTTGGCGTTCTGAAAATCAATCCTTCTAAACTTGCTCTTACAAAGGATATAATTACTGGTGCTCCCGTGATAACCTCCGGCTATTATTATATTTCCTCAACTACTCACTTCACCGAGTGGTTGCCATTTGCATAAAAAGTCAAAGATGGTTTTGTAGTACAATAttcggtacttccgtagtatgtaccaggttagggttatgccgattttccctattttagttctattacgagttcggggactgtctgtattagccacataaatatactccctgcccataggttccagtctttttacacaatttgatgtaaaataggcgaacaaaattagttacctctatattggtacacacacttgtgGAGCGCCTATTATTCTATGTTCAGCGTCCTTGTACCTTTAACATAGCTTATTAGCAGACTTTTTTTATTGACAAAGTTATTCCCGAGATCCTAGAAATACAACGTTAAGAGTCAATACATGGGAACCTTAACTAAGGCAAAGGTATATTATTCACTAATTCTTAACCGAATATAAATCAGCTACCAAGCATGTTATAAAATCAAGAAATTTACTTTGGCAGCACGTCATAGGCCATGGAAGTAACTATAACTTTAGCACTTGTCGGGGTTTTGGTTGGCCTTCTTGTGTATTTGTCTTATCGATCTATGACCAGGCCAGCTAATTTCCCTCCAGGGCCGCGTGGAATTCCAATTATTGGTAGTTTACATTTGCTCAAAGAATACCCTGAACGAGACATGCTGAAGATTTCGAAAaattatggaaatatttttagtttaaaaaCAGCTGCAAAGAATTTCGTCTGTGTGTGTGGAACTGACCTTAACAATGAAGTTTTGAACCATAAAGACATTGCTAACCGTAAAGATAATTATGCCTTCTTCATAGTCAAAGGAAACGAACCAGAGGGTATTACAACCAGAAGATATTCAAAGGAACTCATTTTAAACCGTGAGTTTATGCACTCTGTATTAACAGATGCACAAAAGATAGAATCCAACATTGATGAGATCGTTGAAATAGAAATCACAAATTTGATGGACAAACTTGAGAAGATGTTCAAGAGTTGTCAACCCAAATACTTGAGTGATGTTCTAATGACTTTGGCTATTGATACTTACCTATCTGTTATTTTTGGAcgcaaaacaaataaaacgGTCGAAGAGGAGAACAAAAAAGACGAATTACTGCGGAATGTGCTATTACTAAGAACAGCATTCCAAGACGTTTTTTTCAAGCTACCCGAACTTATTTCAGGCTTGCACAAGTTATGGCTCCCCGagtcaacaaaaaaattcatttcagcGAGCGAAGGCATTTTTAGGTATGGTGCAGACAGATTAGAAGATCACAAAAATAGTTGGGATTCTGAAAAACCAAGAGATATGGTAGACTTGTACTTGAATAAAATGGACGAAGAAAAAGAATTGCAAGATCCAGTGTTCACGAAGGTCAATTTTCAACACCTACTCTTCGATATCCTCCTAGGTGGATTAGAAAATACAGGAAATACCGCAGAATTTGCGCTTTTATATTTGGCTGCACACCCGAGCGTTCAATCAAGACTTCACAAAGAAATTATTCAAGTCCTGGGGCGCAATGGAAAGATGCAATATGCCGACATAAAAAGAATGGATTTCACGAAAGCTACTGTCTGTGAAATTCTCAGATTTTCATCGACAGCTCCTGTTGGTGTTACCCGAAAGGCAATAAGAGATGTAACTATTTGCGGGTACGGACCATACTTGATATATGTTGTAAAATAACATTCTAAAATATCTGTATACCCTGATATGAACAAtcaatttagtaaattgcaaATGACCTTCTCCCTTTTCTCTCATATTCGCATGCTCCAACAGCAAATTGCTGTTATGTTATCatgtaatttttttccaagtttttAAACTGTTTCCTTCAACATATGGTTTCAGCATAATGGCGTATGCTACCGTGTCAAGATAAAATTAAATAGCAATATTACGAACGATTGATTTTATAAGGTTTGCGCATGCAAATGTTTTAACTTAATTTTTTATACGTTGTCTGCCAAATAAGGGCCAAATTAATACTCTATAAAACTCAATGGTAAGAATAATTAGGCTTAACTAAACGTGGTGGGTGGCGGAATATAATGGagaaaattcaataataaaaccGTTTCACAGATACTCAATTCCAAAAGAAACAACCTTTTTGATGAATCCGTGGTCTTCGCATACACAAGATGACAAATGGAACAATCCAAAAGAATTTGACCCAGAAAACTTTTTAGACAGGGtaagaaaagttttttttttaatttttcaaacaaaagaaacgagtagcaaaatattattgaaaatgagAATATTTATCAGCGACATCTTTTGTGATGATCACCtacctttttttaatttatataattttcaaaattaacatatatatatattgtgctTTGTATTTGGCTTGTTTTTTTACAGAATGGAAAATTCGTCAGAAACAACGCTCTTATGCCGTTTGGTGGCGGATTACGTAGTTGCGTCGGGGCGTCCTTGGCCAAAAGACAACTGTTTGTATTCCTGGTAAAATTAATCCAGAAATTTCATATCAAGCCGGAGACTGACGACACAAAAATTGATCACGAACCAATTGGAGGATTTGTTCACAGTCCGAAGCCACAGAAACTTCGACTGCAACTCAGAGAGATCGATTATTAAACTGAACATTGTTTATAGAATGACATTACCTACTTACAGATGAGCCtcttttaataatattattcattacAGTTGTACAAATATCGAATAAATCTTAACACTAACTGCAGACAATACATCGTTTATTTTGCACAACGAGTAGCTGTGATAAGCTGATACATATTTGCAGTTATGtggattgaatatttcctcTTAGGCTgtatttacaataaataatatagctCGTAAATGTGAAGtgaatattttatcatatattatacagtatataaGAAATCGGGTCTTGAAATAGTAAAGTTGCTCACCTAGGTTTATAGCGGTGGGAAAGGTTTATGGACCAGGAGTCAAAAGAAATTTTGCCCAACTAGACTCGCGGGCCATGTGAGTATGaggtaaaaaattacattttctgaacaatatttacagtgttacaaaagcagcAGTGGAAAACAATtggcctcgtgccaaaactaagtttaaccgcaatctcaacaaattacGTGAgctttttttagctaaaacatcaaaatttggtttaggtttggttgtggcagcatcaggtgggaCAGATTGAATAACCCACTGGGCCGTATTTTGCCCGCGGGCCATATTTTGCCCATGTCTGGTTCATACAAACTTGTTATACGGAGCTCcaattttaaaacatatttCGGATTTGTATCCGATTCGCAAATGTTTGAGCTTATAATTCACGAGGGGAAATGTATCGGCCGGATGTGCGCACATATTGCGTTATTACAAATCACCCCTTTAGTTTTAAATAAAGTCACCTATGAACTGAAGTTAAAATAAAAGAAGCTTTTTGAAATTTGCATGGGCGGAGTCAAATTTCTTGCATCCGAGAAACTGTTGAAAATTCAAGAGATAAAAGGCATGGATTTAAGACTAGTTAGGTAACAGTAACTACGTTTGGCTTAATACAGGTGTGGTGTGGACATTAGAAAATATACTAGAGTTTTTTCTGTTGTCTGAGTAgcattaaatcattattaaagcATTAGTCctgatatatttttaatgtttgcaAAGAATGTTGAAAAATCACATAAGGTCGGGATACAGATAAACTTTGAATTCCGTATACTTCATATAGCAGGTGATCCCCTTCAAATTTTACACCCCTCATTTTGAGGTTTGACAAGGCGCTTCGATTtctaatttgaatataattgtGCTTCAATATCCAGAAAGGGGCGTATATGGTCAGTCAGATAGATAacacatatatttatatttatgagctacaaatagttttatcgctaaAAGCAAAATATCTGTCACAGCGTGAATTGGAAACATCCCTTACTAGAATGAATAATTGGGGAGCAAACTATCGCATCCCGTGaacaagttttttatattatattttacaatttcaatcccatgcatttaaaaaaagtaactgtctaactaatcccatggcctggtaaccggacgagaggtgcGGTTCGCCATATTATTAAGCCGTCTcgtcggctttcctctcccccaggatccTATCCTAATATTTCACACATGTTACTCTACTTATCAGCTTAAGGTACCCATGAGCGACGATGGACATATCATTTACTAACTTGATTACTGTAGCTGCGATAGGACCTCTGTTGTATTTAATATACAAGTCAATATCGAAGTCGAAAAATTATCCACCTGGTCCTATGGGTATCCCGATAATAGGTAGTTTACATTATCTGAAGCAATATACCGAACAAGACATGTTGAAACTGGCAACTACATACGGGAATATTTTCAGCTTGAGTCTTTTCACTCAGAATTACGTTTGTGTTTGTGACGTTGAAGCCAACAATGAAGTTCTGCTCAACACAGATATATGTGATCGATCAGCTGCTTACATTTTTCATATGATCAAGGGTTCAAATTATGGAGAATTTTTGAAGTCTTTCCATGCCTTAACTCGCTCAGTCTTCATGTCTAATAAATACGTGAAAAATAATGCTGATCATATTGTACAAAAAGAAACAACTGACATGATGCATGAGCTTGAAGATTTGTTTCAATCTAATCAGCCTCAATACATAAGAAAAACGGTAGAGACTTTTTATATGAATGTTTCAATATTGACCCTTGTTGGAGAAAAGAATGTAACAACCACAAAAGAAGCCAAAGTGAAGACGGATGATCTATTTCAGAGTATTCTACAACTTTTTGAGTTGATGGAAAGCCCTTTATTCATTCTCCCTGATATGATACCATGGCTGGAAAAGATATGGCTACCGGAATCGGCTACAAAATTCATATCAACGTCAGAAAAAATATTCTCTTACTTCAGTGATCAAATTGAATTGCACAAAAACACAATTGATCCTACGAGTCCAAGAGATTTAATTGATTTATACTTGATAGAAATGC
Encoded here:
- the LOC144428269 gene encoding cytochrome P450 2C3-like, whose protein sequence is MEVTITLALVGVLVGLLVYLSYRSMTRPANFPPGPRGIPIIGSLHLLKEYPERDMLKISKNYGNIFSLKTAAKNFVCVCGTDLNNEVLNHKDIANRKDNYAFFIVKGNEPEGITTRRYSKELILNREFMHSVLTDAQKIESNIDEIVEIEITNLMDKLEKMFKSCQPKYLSDVLMTLAIDTYLSVIFGRKTNKTVEEENKKDELLRNVLLLRTAFQDVFFKLPELISGLHKLWLPESTKKFISASEGIFRYGADRLEDHKNSWDSEKPRDMVDLYLNKMDEEKELQDPVFTKVNFQHLLFDILLGGLENTGNTAEFALLYLAAHPSVQSRLHKEIIQVLGRNGKMQYADIKRMDFTKATVCEILRFSSTAPVGVTRKAIRDVTICGYSIPKETTFLMNPWSSHTQDDKWNNPKEFDPENFLDRNGKFVRNNALMPFGGGLRSCVGASLAKRQLFVFLVKLIQKFHIKPETDDTKIDHEPIGGFVHSPKPQKLRLQLREIDY
- the LOC144425917 gene encoding cytochrome P450 2J6-like; amino-acid sequence: MDISFTNLITVAAIGPLLYLIYKSISKSKNYPPGPMGIPIIGSLHYLKQYTEQDMLKLATTYGNIFSLSLFTQNYVCVCDVEANNEVLLNTDICDRSAAYIFHMIKGSNYGEFLKSFHALTRSVFMSNKYVKNNADHIVQKETTDMMHELEDLFQSNQPQYIRKTVETFYMNVSILTLVGEKNVTTTKEAKVKTDDLFQSILQLFELMESPLFILPDMIPWLEKIWLPESATKFISTSEKIFSYFSDQIELHKNTIDPTSPRDLIDLYLIEMQNQELFTDAGLRAALYDMLFAGTVNSARTLEYAALYLAANQNVQARILTEIQEVIDDDEIKNFDGLKMPYTYATVHEILRVSNATPVGVPRVATRDVTVGGYSIPKGTIFLLNSYSSHMQEDKWKNPKHFDPENFLSGVTGDIRLPITSKSKVSQKCHPHLSFSQDTCSKCVPLF